From Corticium candelabrum chromosome 13, ooCorCand1.1, whole genome shotgun sequence, a single genomic window includes:
- the LOC134188561 gene encoding SCO-spondin-like encodes MSLMISSIAAMSLLLSAVLSLAKAEDTNATVTSPPRLNPACPANKVFTQCGTACPPTCAEPNPRICITLCVPGCFCQSGMLLNDLNECVSPDQCPSDCPDGEVFTKCGTACPLRCDELGSGPRPCTLQCVIGCFCPDGLYRNARNECVPQDQCPPLPPKCPNGSDYNTCGTACPLTCDDPHPRICTKQCVRGCFCRDGLYRNARNECVPVDQCPPPPSKCPNGSDYNTCGTACPLTCDDPHPRICTKQCVSACFCPTGMLQRNSMCVTPDECKMCHYNNRTYRNGERFNSTDGCNRCICLQGHVACTRKACPVLPPLLCPNGKEYRECGTACPQTCQKGPLICTLQCVRGCFCPRGLVEHDGQCIKPSKCPRQETPCDRLRNNQTTTCHGLIGCFVTSCEPDGSFSSQQCHPSTGYCYCVDDSGNKLEGTDTAPYLVSTLDCTKPVVAVQTPAKATPTPSPSVCPVNKTFGCGSACPLTCSYSSVRTCTKECVFDCNCPRGLLDAGDVCVTEISCPGLPSGCELVKGKKELIYFNGCRSVRRVFVPKCMGQCKGEGSRARCRATGGLKQQMVAFRCKPKEKGGKKYTTTMPIAVAERCSCSVV; translated from the exons ATGTCCCTCATGATCAGCTCGATTGCCGCAATGAGCCTTCTATTGTCTGCAGTATTGAGTCTGGCAAAGGCAG AAGATACAAATGCTACTGTCACATCGCCTCCTCGACTCAATCCTGCTTGTCCAGCCAACAAAGTGTTTACACAATGTGGTACTGCGTGTCCACCGACTTGTGCTGAACCAAATCCAAGAATTTGCATCACACTGTGTGTTCCTGGATGCTTCTGTCAGAGTGGCATGCTTTTGAATGACTTAAATGAATGCGTGTCGCCAGATCAATGTCCCA GTGACTGTCCTGATGGTGAAGTGTTCACAAAGTGTGGCACAGCTTGCCCGCTCAGATGTGACGAACTTGGTTCTGGGCCACGTCCATGCACACTCCAATGCGTCATTGGCTGCTTCTGTCCTGATGGCTTGTATCGGAATGCTCGGAATGAATGCGTGCCTCAAGACCAAT GTCCTCCTCTTCCTCCAAAGTGTCCAAATGGCTCTGATTACAATACCTGTGGAACAGCATGTCCATTGACTTGTGATGATCCTCATCCCAGGATATGCACCAAGCAGTGCGTGCGTGGCTGTTTCTGTCGTGATGGCTTGTATCGGAATGCTCGGAATGAATGCGTGCCTGTAGACCAAT GTCCCCCTCCTCCTTCAAAGTGTCCAAATGGCTCAGATTACAATACCTGTGGAACAGCATGTCCATTGACTTGTGATGATCCTCATCCCAGGATATGCACCAAGCAGTGCGTGAGTGCCTGTTTCTGTCCCACAGGAATGCTGCAGAGAAATAGTATGTGTGTTACACCTGATGAGTGCAAGA TGTGTCATTACAATAATAGAACATATCGTAATGGAGAGAGATTTAACTCTACTGATGGGTGCAACAGATG TATTTGTCTTCAAGGCCATGTTGCATGTACAAGGAAGGCATGTCCAGTGTTACCTCCACTGTTGTGTCCAAATGGCAAAGAGTACAGAGAGTGTGGCACCGCGTGCCCACAGACCTGTCAAAAAGGGCCGTTGATTTGCACTCTCCAGTGTGTACGTGGCTGCTTTTGTCCACGTGGTCTTGTAGAACACGATGGTCAATGCATCAAGCCAAGCAAGTGTCCACGACAAG AGACACCCTGCGATCGGTTGAGGAACAATCAGACAACTACGTGTCATGGACTCATTGGTTGCTTTGTCACTTCTTGTGAACCCGATGGCTCATTCAGTAGTCAACAGTGTCATCCATCAACTG GTTACTGCTATTGTGTGGATGATTCTGGTAACAAATTGGAAGGTACAGATACGGCTCCATATCTTGTCTCAACACTGGATTGCACGA AACCAGTTGTTGCTGTACAAACACCAGCAAAAGCCACACCAACTCCtagtccatctgtttgtcctgTGAATAAAACGTTTGGTTGTGGATCAGCTTGCCCGCTTACTTGCTCTTATTCAAGTGTGAGGACGTGCACAAAAGAATGTGTTTTCGACTGCAATTGTCCACGTGGTTTGTTGGATGCTGGCGATGTATGTGTCACTGAAATTAGTTGCCCAG GTCTTCCCAGTGGATGTGAGCTTGTCAAGGGAAAGAAAGAATTGATCTACTTTAATGGATGTCGCAGTGTGCGGAGAGTTTTTGTTCCCAAGTGCATGGGACAGTGCAAAGGTGAAGGTTCAAGAGCACGTTGTCGCGCTACGGGTGGATTGAAGCAGCAAATGGTGGCATTTCGGTGTAAGCCTAAAGAGAAAGGAGGCAAAAAGTATACGACCACTATGCCAATTGCTGTGGCTGAAAGGTGCAGTTGCTCTGTGGTGTAA
- the LOC134189109 gene encoding SCO-spondin-like isoform X1, which translates to MTTYTSLRWLLVFVWLQFCANRLVCVVRATTSSGVNSQICQAPKVTRTTTTKIYLSLKCPLGNATACHITEYWIYFWRLHFVPEAGMRKTSASTFVFIHLHPHTLYQFRVNATYNHQNCAKKPLALGPAVRVRTQAFVPNPPNTINVMALGSNSLQIGWDSVQYRYGTVGYLVYYNITRHRYESKSAKSTNVLLTGLTPSTKYEVKVAVVVRPWGANNGSEDVTSTTNRTKLIVTLHASPPSPPKCPNGSVYNTCGTACPLTCDSPHPRTCTRQCVLGCFCPTGMLQRNTTCVTPDECNKCHYNGRTYRNGERFNSTDGCNRCICLEGHVACTRKACPVLHPLLCPNGKEYRECGTACPPTCQKGPLRCTLQCVRGCFCPHGLVEHNGQCIKPSKCLRQETPCDQLRSNQTTTCNGLIGCFVTSCEPDGSFSSQQCHPSTGYCWCVDDSGNKLEGTDTAPYLVSMLDCTKPVVAVPTPANATPTPSPPICPMNKTFGCGSACPLTCSYPSVRVCTRECVFDCNCPRGLLDAGDVCVTGNSCSGLSSGCELVKGKKEFIYFNGCRSVRRVFVPKCMGWCTEEGSRARCRATDGLKQQMVAFRCKPKEKGGKKYTTTMTIAVAERCSCSLV; encoded by the exons ATGACAACATACACGTCTCTTCGATGGCTTCTAGTCTTCGTCTGGTTGCAATTCTGTGCAAACAGACTCGTTTGTGTTGTGAGAGCGACTACTTCATCAG GAGTTAACTCTCAGATTTGCCAAGCTCCAAAAGTCACTCGTACAACTACGACTAAAATATATCTTTCACTGAAGTGTCCTTTAGGAAATGCAACTGCATGTCACATTACGGAGTACTGGATATATTTCTGGCGTCTACATTTTGTTCCGGAAGCTGGGATGAGGAAAACAAGTGCTAGTACATTTGTGTTTATTCACTTGCATCCACACACACTTTATCAATTCCGAGTAAATGCAACCTATAATCATCAGAACTGTGCAAAGAAACCTCTTGCCTTAGGTCCAGCAGTACGTGTGAGGACACAGGCTTTTG TACCTAATCCACCGAATACCATTAACGTCATGGCACTGGGTTCAAACTCTCTTCAAATTGGATGGGATTCGGTTCAGTACAGATACGGAACTGTTGGCTACCTAGTCTACTACAATATAACGCGGCATAGATATGAATCCAAATCAGCCAAATCTACTAATGTCTTGCTTACTGGCCTCACACCGTCCACCAAATATGAGGTAAAAGTTGCAGTCGTTGTCAGACCGTGGGGTGCAAATAATGGCTCAGAAGATGTGACAAGTACCACAAATAGGACAAAGTTAATTGTCACTCTTCATGCAA GTCCTCCTTCTCCTCCAAAGTGTCCAAATGGCTCAGTTTACAATACCTGTGGAACAGCATGTCCATTGACTTGTGATAGTCCTCATCCCAGGACATGCACCAGGCAGTGTGTGCTTGGCTGTTTCTGTCCCACAGGAATGCTGCAGAGAAACACTACGTGTGTTACACCTGATGAGTGCAACA AATGTCATTACAATGGTAGAACATATCGTAATGGAGAAAGATTTAATTCTACTGATGGGTGCAACAGATG taTTTGTCTTGAAGGCCATGTTGCATGTACAAGGAAGGCATGTCCAGTGTTGCATCCACTGTTGTGTCCAAATGGCAAAGAGTATAGAGAGTGTGGCACCGCGTGCCCACCGACCTGTCAGAAAGGGCCATTGAGATGCACTCTTCAGTGTGTACGTGGCTGCTTTTGTCCACATGGTCTTGTAGAACACAACGGTCAATGCATCAAGCCAAGCAAGTGTCTACGACAAG AGACACCCTGTGATCAGTTGAGGAGCAATCAGACAACTACGTGTAATGGACTTATCGGTTGCTTTGTCACTTCTTGTGAACCCGATGGCTCATTCAGTAGTCAACAGTGTCATCCATCAACTG GTTACTGCTGGTGTGTGGATGATTCTGGTAACAAATTGGAAGGTACAGATACCGCTCCATATCTGGTCTCAATGCTGGATTGCACGA AACCAGTTGTTGCTGTACCAACACCAGCAAACGCCACACCAACTCCTAGTCCACCTATTTGTCCTATGAATAAAACATTTGGTTGTGGATCAGCTTGCCCACTTACTTGTTCGTATCCAAGTGTAAGGGTGTGCACGAGAGAATGTGTTTTCGACTGCAATTGTCCACGTGGTTTGTTGGACGCTGGTGATGTATGTGTTACTGGGAATAGTTGTTCAG GTCTTTCAAGTGGATGTGAGCTTGTCAAGGGAAAGAAAGAATTTATCTACTTTAATGGATGTCGCAGTGTGCGGAGAGTTTTTGTTCCCAAGTGCATGGGATGGTGCACTGAAGAAGGTTCAAGAGCACGGTGTCGCGCTACGGATGGATTAAAGCAGCAAATGGTTGCATTTCGGTGTAAGCCTAAAGAGAAAGGAGGCAAAAAGTATACAACCACTATGACAATTGCTGTGGCTGAAAGGTGCAGTTGCTCTTTGGTGTAA
- the LOC134188733 gene encoding SCO-spondin-like — MLLNDLNECVSPDQCPGACPDGEVFTECSTSCPLICNELGFGPSACTTVCVRGCFCRDGLYRNSRNECVPLGQCPPPPPMTPSPLPSVCPDGEVFTKCGTACPLRCDKIGSEPYACPAICVVGCFCPDGLYRNARNECVPQDQCPSPPKCPNGSVYDTCGTACPLTCDSPHPRICTRQCVRGCFCPTGMLQRNTTCVTPDECNMCHYNGRTYRKGEGFNSTDGCNRCICLEGHVACTRKACPVLPPLLCPNGKEYRECGTACPQTCQKGPLICTLQCVRGCFCPRGLVEHNGQCIKPSKCPRQETPCDQLRNNQTTTCHGLIGCFVTSCEPDGSFSSQQCHPSTGYCYCVDDSGNKLEGTDTAPYLVSTLDCTKPVVAVSTFAQAKPTPSPSICPMNKTFGCGSACPLTCSYPSVRVCTKECVFDCNCPRGLLDVGDVCVTQNSCSGLSSGCELVKGKKELIYFNGCRSVRRVVIPKCMGQCTVEGSRARCRATNGLKQQMMAFRCKPKEKGAKKYTTTMPIAVAESCSCSVV, encoded by the exons ATGCTTTTGAATGACTTAAATGAATGCGTGTCACCAGATCAATGTCCCG GTGCTTGTCCTGATGGTGAAGTGTTTACAGAATGTAGCACATCTTGTCCGCTCATATGTAACGAACTTGGTTTTGGGCCAAGTGCATGCACAACTGTATGCGTGCGTGGCTGTTTCTGTCGTGATGGCTTGTATCGGAATTCTCGGAATGAATGCGTGCCTCTAGGCCAAT gtcctcctcctcctccaaTGACACCCTCTCCTTTGCCAA GTGTCTGTCCTGATGGTGAAGTGTTCACGAAGTGTGGCACAGCTTGCCCGCTCAGATGTGACAAAATTGGTTCTGAGCCATATGCGTGCCCAGCCATATGCGTCGTTGGCTGTTTCTGTCCTGATGGCTTGTACCGGAATGCTCGGAATGAATGCGTGCCTCAAGACCAAT GTCCTTCTCCTCCAAAGTGTCCGAATGGCTCAGTTTACGATACCTGTGGAACAGCATGTCCATTGACTTGTGATAGTCCTCATCCCAGGATATGCACCAGGCAGTGTGTGCGTGGCTGTTTCTGTCCCACAGGAATGCTGCAGAGAAACACTACGTGTGTTACACCTGATGAGTGCAACA TGTGTCATTACAATGGTAGGACATATCGTAAAGGAGAGGGATTTAATTCTACTGATGGGTGCAACAGATG taTTTGTCTTGAAGGCCATGTTGCATGTACAAGGAAGGCATGTCCAGTGTTACCTCCACTGTTGTGTCCAAATGGCAAAGAGTACAGAGAGTGTGGCACCGCGTGCCCACAGACCTGTCAAAAAGGGCCGTTGATTTGCACTCTCCAGTGTGTACGTGGCTGCTTTTGTCCACGTGGTCTTGTAGAACACAATGGTCAATGCATCAAGCCAAGCAAGTGTCCACGACAAG AGACACCCTGCGATCAGTTGAGGAACAATCAGACAACTACGTGTCATGGACTCATTGGTTGCTTTGTCACTTCTTGTGAACCCGATGGCTCATTCAGTAGTCAACAGTGTCATCCATCAACTG GTTACTGCTATTGTGTGGATGATTCTGGTAACAAATTGGAAGGTACAGATACGGCTCCATATCTTGTTTCAACACTGGATTGCACGA AACCAGTTGTTGCTGTATCGACATTTGCTCAAGCTAAGCCAACTCCtagtccatctatttgtcccATGAATAAAACATTTGGTTGTGGATCAGCTTGCCCGCTTACTTGCTCTTATCCAAGTGTGAGGGTGTGCACAAAAGAATGTGTTTTCGACTGCAATTGTCCACGTGGTTTGTTGGACGTTGGTGATGTATGTGTTACTCAAAATAGTTGTTCAG GTCTTTCCAGTGGATGTGAGCTTGTCAAGGGAAAGAAAGAATTGATCTACTTCAATGGATGTCGCAGTGTGCGGAGAGTTGTTATTCCCAAGTGCATGGGACAGTGCACGGTTGAAGGTTCAAGAGCACGGTGTCGAGCTACCAATGGATTGAAGCAGCAAATGATGGCATTTCGGTGTAAACCTAAAGAGAAAGGAGCCAAAAAGTATACGACCACCATGCCAATTGCTGTGGCTGAAAGTTGCAGTTGCTCTGTTGTGTAA
- the LOC134188560 gene encoding equistatin-like: MKPTIPDTPCTRRSAEMLKCGDLIGCFVTLCEKDGLFAARQCSPSTGYCWYLNEIDKREETNTALPLSKSLDCTKTPCNQLRSSQTTMCHGLIGCFATSCEPDGSFSSRQCDPSTGYC, encoded by the exons ATGAAGCCCACTATACCAG ACACACCCTGTACAAGAAGAAGTGCTGAAATGTTAAAATGTGGTGATCTCATTGGTTGCTTTGTTACATTGTGTGAAAAGGATGGTTTGTTTGCTGCTCGACAGTGCAGCCCATCGACTG ggTACTGTTGGTACTTAAACGAAATTGACAAGAGGGAGGAAACAAATACGGCACTACCTCTTTCCAAGTCATTAGACTGTACAA AGACACCCTGCAATCAGTTGAGGAGCAGTCAGACAACTATGTGTCATGGACTCATTGGTTGCTTTGCCACTTCTTGTGAACCCGATGGCTCATTCAGTAGTCGTCAGTGTGATCCATCAACTG GTTACTGCTAG
- the LOC134189109 gene encoding von Willebrand factor-like isoform X2: MRKTSASTFVFIHLHPHTLYQFRVNATYNHQNCAKKPLALGPAVRVRTQAFVPNPPNTINVMALGSNSLQIGWDSVQYRYGTVGYLVYYNITRHRYESKSAKSTNVLLTGLTPSTKYEVKVAVVVRPWGANNGSEDVTSTTNRTKLIVTLHASPPSPPKCPNGSVYNTCGTACPLTCDSPHPRTCTRQCVLGCFCPTGMLQRNTTCVTPDECNKCHYNGRTYRNGERFNSTDGCNRCICLEGHVACTRKACPVLHPLLCPNGKEYRECGTACPPTCQKGPLRCTLQCVRGCFCPHGLVEHNGQCIKPSKCLRQETPCDQLRSNQTTTCNGLIGCFVTSCEPDGSFSSQQCHPSTGYCWCVDDSGNKLEGTDTAPYLVSMLDCTKPVVAVPTPANATPTPSPPICPMNKTFGCGSACPLTCSYPSVRVCTRECVFDCNCPRGLLDAGDVCVTGNSCSGLSSGCELVKGKKEFIYFNGCRSVRRVFVPKCMGWCTEEGSRARCRATDGLKQQMVAFRCKPKEKGGKKYTTTMTIAVAERCSCSLV; this comes from the exons ATGAGGAAAACAAGTGCTAGTACATTTGTGTTTATTCACTTGCATCCACACACACTTTATCAATTCCGAGTAAATGCAACCTATAATCATCAGAACTGTGCAAAGAAACCTCTTGCCTTAGGTCCAGCAGTACGTGTGAGGACACAGGCTTTTG TACCTAATCCACCGAATACCATTAACGTCATGGCACTGGGTTCAAACTCTCTTCAAATTGGATGGGATTCGGTTCAGTACAGATACGGAACTGTTGGCTACCTAGTCTACTACAATATAACGCGGCATAGATATGAATCCAAATCAGCCAAATCTACTAATGTCTTGCTTACTGGCCTCACACCGTCCACCAAATATGAGGTAAAAGTTGCAGTCGTTGTCAGACCGTGGGGTGCAAATAATGGCTCAGAAGATGTGACAAGTACCACAAATAGGACAAAGTTAATTGTCACTCTTCATGCAA GTCCTCCTTCTCCTCCAAAGTGTCCAAATGGCTCAGTTTACAATACCTGTGGAACAGCATGTCCATTGACTTGTGATAGTCCTCATCCCAGGACATGCACCAGGCAGTGTGTGCTTGGCTGTTTCTGTCCCACAGGAATGCTGCAGAGAAACACTACGTGTGTTACACCTGATGAGTGCAACA AATGTCATTACAATGGTAGAACATATCGTAATGGAGAAAGATTTAATTCTACTGATGGGTGCAACAGATG taTTTGTCTTGAAGGCCATGTTGCATGTACAAGGAAGGCATGTCCAGTGTTGCATCCACTGTTGTGTCCAAATGGCAAAGAGTATAGAGAGTGTGGCACCGCGTGCCCACCGACCTGTCAGAAAGGGCCATTGAGATGCACTCTTCAGTGTGTACGTGGCTGCTTTTGTCCACATGGTCTTGTAGAACACAACGGTCAATGCATCAAGCCAAGCAAGTGTCTACGACAAG AGACACCCTGTGATCAGTTGAGGAGCAATCAGACAACTACGTGTAATGGACTTATCGGTTGCTTTGTCACTTCTTGTGAACCCGATGGCTCATTCAGTAGTCAACAGTGTCATCCATCAACTG GTTACTGCTGGTGTGTGGATGATTCTGGTAACAAATTGGAAGGTACAGATACCGCTCCATATCTGGTCTCAATGCTGGATTGCACGA AACCAGTTGTTGCTGTACCAACACCAGCAAACGCCACACCAACTCCTAGTCCACCTATTTGTCCTATGAATAAAACATTTGGTTGTGGATCAGCTTGCCCACTTACTTGTTCGTATCCAAGTGTAAGGGTGTGCACGAGAGAATGTGTTTTCGACTGCAATTGTCCACGTGGTTTGTTGGACGCTGGTGATGTATGTGTTACTGGGAATAGTTGTTCAG GTCTTTCAAGTGGATGTGAGCTTGTCAAGGGAAAGAAAGAATTTATCTACTTTAATGGATGTCGCAGTGTGCGGAGAGTTTTTGTTCCCAAGTGCATGGGATGGTGCACTGAAGAAGGTTCAAGAGCACGGTGTCGCGCTACGGATGGATTAAAGCAGCAAATGGTTGCATTTCGGTGTAAGCCTAAAGAGAAAGGAGGCAAAAAGTATACAACCACTATGACAATTGCTGTGGCTGAAAGGTGCAGTTGCTCTTTGGTGTAA